A genomic stretch from Hemicordylus capensis ecotype Gifberg chromosome 5, rHemCap1.1.pri, whole genome shotgun sequence includes:
- the SOCS2 gene encoding suppressor of cytokine signaling 2 isoform X1: protein MPFALQQKPGWWRPSLRSCWPPRVNQLKQEPTKRASRQWGPSGGGCARLLAPCGGEGWYWGNMSVAEAKERLQDTSEGTFLVRDSSHSEYLLTISVKTSAGPTNLRIEFQDGKFRLDSIICVRSRLRQFESVVHLIEYYVLMCRDRRTLSEIPSNGTVHLYLNKPLYHSTQSLQHHCRIAINRYTNEIQELPLPTRIKDFLKEYRYQV from the exons atgccttttgccttgcaaCAAAAGCCGGGCTGGTGGCGGCCGTCTCTCCGCTCCTGTTGGCCTCCCCGcgtaaatcaattaaaacaagaaCCAACCAAGCGCGCCTCTCGTCagtgggggccctcagggggaGGGTGCGCACGCCTGCTTGCTCCTTGCGGAGGCGAAG GATGGTACTGGGGCAACATGAGTGTTGCAGAAGCCAAAGAGAGATTACAAGATACATCTGAAGGGACCTTTTTGGTTAGAGACAGCTCACACTCTGAGTATTTGCTTACTATTTCAGTAAAAACATCAGCAGGACCTACCAACTTGCGCATAGAATTTCAAGATGGTAAATTCCGACTGGATTCTATTATCTGTGTCCGATCAAGGCTCCGGCAGTTCGAGAGTGTGGTCCACCTGATTGAATACTACGTTCTTATGTGCAGAGATAGAAGAACTCTCTCTGAAATTCCTTCCAATGGAACAGTCCATCTTTATTTGAATAAACCACTCTACCATTCAACTCAATCTCTACAGCACCATTGTAGAATAGCTATAAACAGATACACAAATGAGATCCAGGAACTTCCTTTACCGACAAGAATAAAGGATTTCTTGAAAGAGTATCGATATCAGGTATAA
- the SOCS2 gene encoding suppressor of cytokine signaling 2 isoform X2: MTLRSAESSDGTEGAEAQWEAGGAVTESSEAQRLDFAMRELRCSGWYWGNMSVAEAKERLQDTSEGTFLVRDSSHSEYLLTISVKTSAGPTNLRIEFQDGKFRLDSIICVRSRLRQFESVVHLIEYYVLMCRDRRTLSEIPSNGTVHLYLNKPLYHSTQSLQHHCRIAINRYTNEIQELPLPTRIKDFLKEYRYQV, encoded by the exons ATGACCCTGCGCTCAGCCGAATCCTCGGACGGTACCGAAGGGGCTGAGGCCcagtgggaggctggaggggcTGTGACGGAGTCCTCCGAGGCGCAGCGCCTGGATTTTGCCATGCGGGAATTGAGATGCTCAG GATGGTACTGGGGCAACATGAGTGTTGCAGAAGCCAAAGAGAGATTACAAGATACATCTGAAGGGACCTTTTTGGTTAGAGACAGCTCACACTCTGAGTATTTGCTTACTATTTCAGTAAAAACATCAGCAGGACCTACCAACTTGCGCATAGAATTTCAAGATGGTAAATTCCGACTGGATTCTATTATCTGTGTCCGATCAAGGCTCCGGCAGTTCGAGAGTGTGGTCCACCTGATTGAATACTACGTTCTTATGTGCAGAGATAGAAGAACTCTCTCTGAAATTCCTTCCAATGGAACAGTCCATCTTTATTTGAATAAACCACTCTACCATTCAACTCAATCTCTACAGCACCATTGTAGAATAGCTATAAACAGATACACAAATGAGATCCAGGAACTTCCTTTACCGACAAGAATAAAGGATTTCTTGAAAGAGTATCGATATCAGGTATAA
- the SOCS2 gene encoding suppressor of cytokine signaling 2 isoform X3, with the protein MTLRSAESSDGTEGAEAQWEAGGAVTESSEAQRLDFAMRELRCSVKTSAGPTNLRIEFQDGKFRLDSIICVRSRLRQFESVVHLIEYYVLMCRDRRTLSEIPSNGTVHLYLNKPLYHSTQSLQHHCRIAINRYTNEIQELPLPTRIKDFLKEYRYQV; encoded by the exons ATGACCCTGCGCTCAGCCGAATCCTCGGACGGTACCGAAGGGGCTGAGGCCcagtgggaggctggaggggcTGTGACGGAGTCCTCCGAGGCGCAGCGCCTGGATTTTGCCATGCGGGAATTGAGATGCTCAG TAAAAACATCAGCAGGACCTACCAACTTGCGCATAGAATTTCAAGATGGTAAATTCCGACTGGATTCTATTATCTGTGTCCGATCAAGGCTCCGGCAGTTCGAGAGTGTGGTCCACCTGATTGAATACTACGTTCTTATGTGCAGAGATAGAAGAACTCTCTCTGAAATTCCTTCCAATGGAACAGTCCATCTTTATTTGAATAAACCACTCTACCATTCAACTCAATCTCTACAGCACCATTGTAGAATAGCTATAAACAGATACACAAATGAGATCCAGGAACTTCCTTTACCGACAAGAATAAAGGATTTCTTGAAAGAGTATCGATATCAGGTATAA